The sequence ATTTTAAGAAAAAATTTTAAGAAAATTTTGAAATAGAAATTATATTAATCAATACTTTCTAAAAAAAATCAAAAAAATGAAGTGGTCTATGTGTTGGAGAAAGATTTAAAGCGATTCTTTAAAAGGGACAGGTTTGCAGAATTTCTGGGTATCGAGCTTCTTGAAGCAGGTGAAGGCTATGCAAAATCCAGAATGCAAATATCTAAGGAACATTTAAATGGCATAGGCACTGTGCACGGTGGTGCAATATTCACACTTGCAGACTTCACCTTTGCAGTGGCATCAAACTCCCATGGAAAGGTTACAGTAGCCATAAATGCAGATATTTCCTTCATGAATGCAGCTAAGGAAGGTGCATTAATTGCAGAGGCCAGGGAGATATCCAGAAACCACAAACTTGGAACCTACACAGTTGAGATAAAGAATGATAATGGGAAGCTGGTTGCAATATTTCAGGGCCTTGCATACATAAAAAAGAAAGAAATTGAATGTTCCAAATGATCAACATAACTCAAAATGACCAGCACACTGAATGGATAAATAAATTAGCTGGAAGCTACAAAAAAAATAATCATAAAACAATCTTCATAATAACCTGCAAAGTGTGATACAAAGTGAGGTATATTGAATTCAAGTCCAAATAATCTCTAAAAATACAAAGGGGTTTTTAAATTGGAGAAAAAGGAGATCATAACTCTTTTGAATGAAGATTTTGTAAGAGAACTTGAGGCCTCCATGATATACACCCAGAACTCTTTTTTGATGGATGAATGTGATCCAAGCAGGGTGACAGAGGCCATAGCAGTTGATGAAATGCGGCACATGTGGTGGCTTGCAGACCTCATAACCAAACGTGGTGGAAAACCAACCATGGAACACAGGGAACTTGATTTTGGGGAGGAAAACCTTCAAAGTCAGCTGAAACGCCAGATAAAACTTGAATCTGATGGAATAGAGATTTACACCCATCAAATTGAGATAATTGATGATGAAGAAGTTGTGGGTGTCTTGAAACATATTCTGGACGAGGAAAAACGCCACAGAAAGGAGTTTCGCGAGAGGCTTGACGGAATTCAAGGTTGAATACACGAATTTTCTTCAACCTTTTTTTAAATAATAATATTCTTTCTGCAATATTATTCCTTCTGCAATAATGGCCCTTTTACATTTATAATGACAACTACCTTTTTTTTGCAAGTTTTCAAATCTTAGGTTGTTTAAAGTTAAAACAGGAATTATGGGCTGACATTTTTAAAATATTTATAATGGGTAGAACAAGGATATCCTTGGAGAGATCAAAAATGGACTTAAATCCCTACCAGCTACAGGAACTTCAAGAGTATCTAATACTCCTTTATAAATTCGTATCTCAAAAAAACATGCTTAAAGATTTTTATTACAAGGATACGAATGTTGATGAACCACTAAATTTTGACATGGATGCTGTAAAAGATTTTACAGAGAGTGAGGGTTCTGAGGAATTACTTAAAAACTCTATAATTGAAGTTGAAGAATTAAAAACCGGCGAAACCCTTAAAACCCTTAAAAAAGAGGATTTTCAGGATAAATTCAATGAAATAATCCTCAAAAGTAAGGTAGACCTTTCATTTGTAGAACGCGTTGATTGGAACCAATTTATTGCATTGATCAGTAAGTTGTGATAAAATCCTTTTTAAAGCCTGATGATCCTCTCTGGCGTCACGATCATGTTTATAGGTCTGTCATGAGATTCCTTTGGAACCCTAGCAACGATCTGAATCTCATGAACCGTTGTTACAATTGGAGTCCCATCATCAATGGCATTTTCACAGAAAAGATGGGTTATTTCCCTATCACCATATCCTTTACCCTTCCCAAGCCGACCTCCCTCCAGATCCACAGCAACTGATCCCTCCACAACCATATCCACCCTTGGAAATCTCTTCACTTGGCTGCTGAACTTGAATGCACCCTCCTTGGTTGAAGCAGATTTTTCATTCCCCTCTGCAGCTTTTGGGTCAATGTGAAGGTAACCATGCTCCAGGTTGGGGGATGCCATTATGAGAACCTTCCCATCTAATAGCGCATATTCACGAACCATTTTTTGGGCCGTGTCAGGGCTTGAAAATATAACCTCTGTATCCTCCCATTCATCAGTGGCTCTCAGGAGTGCCGCTGCCCTTTGGGATCCTGGAAAGTTTGGGATCCTTCCATGCAACCATTTCTTGGATTGGGATACCTCCATGTTTTCCAAGGTTTCCCATATATCATTTCTCATTTTATCCTTAGCCTTTAAATCCATTTTAAATCCTTCTTTTTTAAATATAATCTACACAAATAAGTAATAACAAAATTTATAAATACAATTTAACAATGTTTTTATAATTATAAATTATTATAAATTGTACTCCAATTAAAGATGTACAACGTTAGTGACAATGTACTCAACTTCTTAAAAAAATAATTACGTAACTCTATAAATTAATCATTCCCCTCTTATGAAATTTTTATATTTCATAAGGCTTCAGATCGTAATTTATATTTTTAAGAAGAGCCAACATAAAAAATAAAATTAAATAAAACAAATTTTAAATCCAATTTTTTGGATGACTGATAGAATTTTAAACTGAAAAAACAGTATCAATATAAATAGTAATAGTTATCTATAGAAAATAACTATTTATAAAAAATTTCAATAAAATCAATTATAAAAAAAATCAATTTTTTTGAAATTGAAAGAATCAACTGATTGTATAAACCATTTCAAACGGTGATATCAAATGTCAGGAATTGTAGGATATGGAGTTTACATACCTTCATACAGGATAAAAGTTGAAGAAATAGCAAAGGTCTGGGGAGATGACCCCAAGGCAATTTCAAGAGGACTCGTTGTTAACGAAAAATCAGTGCCAGCTCCAGATGAAGACACAGCAACAATATCTGTGGAAGCAGCACGTAACTCACTTAAAAGGGCAATGATAGACCCTAAACAAATTGGAGCAGTCTATGTTGGATCAGAATCTCATCCGTATGCTGTTAAACCAACAGCAACAATTGTTGCAGAGGCAATTGAAGCCACGCCTGCACTAACTGCTGCAGACCTGGAATTTGCATGTAAAGCAGGTACTGCAGGAATGCAGGCAGCTATGGGGCTTGTTGATTCAGGCATAGTTGAATACGGCCTTGCAATAGGTGCAGACACGGCCCAGGGAGCTCCAGGAGATGCTCTTGAATACACAGCATCTGCAGGTGGAGCAGCATACATCATAGGAAAGGAGAACACTGTTGCAGACTTTGAAGGAACCTACAGTTTCACAACAGACACGCCAGACTTCTACAGGCGTGAGGGAAGACCTTACCCAAAACATGGTGGAAGGTTCACAGGAGAACCAGCCTACTTCAAACACGTTCTATCTGGAGCAAAGGGTCTCTTCGAGAAGATGGGAACAGAAGCTTCTGACTACGACCATGTGATATTCCACCAGCCAAATGGAAAATTCTACATAAGGGCGGCCAGAAAACTCGGATTCAACGAGGAACAGTACAAAACAGGACTCTTAACACCATTCATAGGTAACACCTACTCTGGAGCAACACCTCTGGGACTTGCAGCAGTTCTGGACATTGCCAAACCAGGTGACAGGATCATGGCAGTTTCATACGGTTCCGGAGCTGGAAGTGATGCATTCAGCATAACAGTCAACGACAGAATAGACGAAGTAAGGGAAAATGCTCCAAAGGTACAAGAACTTGTTGCAAAGAAGAGCTACGTTGATTACGCAGTTTACGCTAAATATAAGGGTAAAATAAGGATGTCCTAAGGGGAATCATCTCCTAAAGGGAATCATCTAATATTTTGAAGTTCAAGAAAAATTATTTTAAATAAAATCGTTTCAAAAAGTTAGTTTAATCACTAAATTAAATGGAGGAATTCATTTGAGAGATGTCGCAATTATAGGGGTCTCACAGACCAAATTTGGAGAACTATGGGACAAATCATTCAGGGATCTGATAGCTGAAGCAGGAATGAAAGCTATTGAAGATGCAAATATTGAAGGAGACGATCTGGATGCAATGTACGTGGGTAACATGTCTGCAGGTCTTTTTGTTGGTCAGGAACACATAGCTTCACTGATAGCAGACCATTCAGGACTCACACCAATACCCTGTGCACGTGTGGAAGCAGCCTGTGCATCAGGAGGATTAGCACTACGTAACGGTATAATGGCTGTTGCATCAGGATTCCATGATATCGTGATATCTGCTGGTGTTGAAAAGATGACAGATGTTGTTGATCCAACCCCAGCAATTGCAACTGCCTCTGACCAGGAATGGGAGGCACAGCAGGGAGTAACATTCCCATCACTCTACGCAATGATGGCAAGACGTCACATGAAGGAGTACGGAACAACTAGGGAACAGCTTGCAATGGTTTCAGTTATAAACCATGAAAACGCTGTAAATAACCCCCTTGCACAGTTCCCAATGGAGATAACAGTGGACAAGGTCCTAAACTCCAGTATGGTTGCAGACCCCTTAACACTCCTTGACTGTTCACCAGTTTCAGACGGAGCTGCAGGTGTCATACTCTGCCCAGCAGAGGATGCAAAGAAATACACAGACACACCAGTCTACATAAAAGCATCTGCACAGGCATCAGGAACAATAGCACTCCACGACAGAAGGGACATAACAACCATAGACTCAACCATCCATGCATCCAGGAAAGCCTACGAAATGGCAGGCATGACACCTAAGGACATAGATCTTGTTGAGGTACACGACTGCTTCAGTATAAACGGACTCCTTGCAATAGAGGACCTTGGATTCGTTGAGAAGGGACAGGGCGGACCTGCAATTGAAGATGGAATGACCCGACGTGACGGTGAAATACCAGTGAACCCATCTGGAGGTCTCAAAGCCAGAGGACACCCATTAGGTGCAACTGGAATTGCCCAGGCCGCTGAAATCGTATGGCAGCTTCGTGGAGAAGCAGGTAAAAGACAGATCGACGGCGCTGAAATTGGTATGACCCATAACATAGGTGGAACCGGTGGAACCGCTGCAGTGCACATAATGTCCCGCTGATTTTAAAATCAGCTTAAACCCCCTTTTTTATTTATTTTATACGGATTTTATTGGAATTTCATTATTTTCAGGCTTTTTTTAAAAAACATTTCAATTATATATAAAAAAATCTTACTGTAAAATTATTCTTAGACGTAAATACCTTGTTAGAATTAGATAATCCTGTTTTATATTAAATAAATAATTAAAAATTGGATCAACAACTAAAGATAATTCCGGATCATTAATTTATGTAATTAAGATCATTTGGGGATCATCTTACTACCTTCATTCCTTTAGCTTTACATTCCATTATTCCTCCAAGAACATTGTAAATTTTATTGTATCCAACTTTACTCATGATATTAGCTGCATTACGGCTTCTTACACCTGATCTGCAGTAAACTATGTAGGTGTCGTTTTTATCCATCCCCTCAAGCTTGCTTGTAAAGTCAGGGGAGTTGTAGTCAAGGTTTCTGGAACCCTCAAGATGATCCTCAGCGTACTCTCCAGGTGTTCTCACATCCAGAATAACAAAATCATGTTCATCCTTGTTTTCTTTTATCATTTTAAAAGCTTCTTCACAGGTTACATCTTCAATATTTGAGTCTTTTCTTCCAAACATAGAATTACACATCCCTTAAGTTACGATCAACATTTAACTTTTTATCTGTGTTATATTTTTTATCTAATTTACTATCTAAATCTTTACGATCTTTGTAGTGACTTTTTTAGAGGTGTTTTATAGTTTTTTAAATGGCTTTGCAATACTTTCAAGAACATCAATGGCAACACTCTTGAAAAAAACCAGTTCATGATCCCTTATACCTCCGATCAACCTGAGGATGATGATGTACATTATGAAGGCTGCAACAGATGCAAGAACTATGTTTAATGGTCTCTGGGGATTCAGGAGTATGAGTGCAATTGCCATTAGAATCGATGCCCCTATGCTCTTTGTAAGAAAGCCAAAGTAAAATGTACATCGGATGTAACGGAATGAGTAGAACACAGTTAGGAGAAAGGAAAATATGTAGACTAAAAGGGTCGTGAATGCCACTCCAATGATCCCGAATCTGAAACCCAGTGTAACATCCAGCACAAGGTTCAACACTGCAGAGATG is a genomic window of Methanobacterium congolense containing:
- a CDS encoding ferritin-like domain-containing protein — protein: MEKKEIITLLNEDFVRELEASMIYTQNSFLMDECDPSRVTEAIAVDEMRHMWWLADLITKRGGKPTMEHRELDFGEENLQSQLKRQIKLESDGIEIYTHQIEIIDDEEVVGVLKHILDEEKRHRKEFRERLDGIQG
- a CDS encoding PaaI family thioesterase produces the protein MLEKDLKRFFKRDRFAEFLGIELLEAGEGYAKSRMQISKEHLNGIGTVHGGAIFTLADFTFAVASNSHGKVTVAINADISFMNAAKEGALIAEAREISRNHKLGTYTVEIKNDNGKLVAIFQGLAYIKKKEIECSK
- a CDS encoding thiolase domain-containing protein, coding for MRDVAIIGVSQTKFGELWDKSFRDLIAEAGMKAIEDANIEGDDLDAMYVGNMSAGLFVGQEHIASLIADHSGLTPIPCARVEAACASGGLALRNGIMAVASGFHDIVISAGVEKMTDVVDPTPAIATASDQEWEAQQGVTFPSLYAMMARRHMKEYGTTREQLAMVSVINHENAVNNPLAQFPMEITVDKVLNSSMVADPLTLLDCSPVSDGAAGVILCPAEDAKKYTDTPVYIKASAQASGTIALHDRRDITTIDSTIHASRKAYEMAGMTPKDIDLVEVHDCFSINGLLAIEDLGFVEKGQGGPAIEDGMTRRDGEIPVNPSGGLKARGHPLGATGIAQAAEIVWQLRGEAGKRQIDGAEIGMTHNIGGTGGTAAVHIMSR
- a CDS encoding hydroxymethylglutaryl-CoA synthase, producing the protein MSGIVGYGVYIPSYRIKVEEIAKVWGDDPKAISRGLVVNEKSVPAPDEDTATISVEAARNSLKRAMIDPKQIGAVYVGSESHPYAVKPTATIVAEAIEATPALTAADLEFACKAGTAGMQAAMGLVDSGIVEYGLAIGADTAQGAPGDALEYTASAGGAAYIIGKENTVADFEGTYSFTTDTPDFYRREGRPYPKHGGRFTGEPAYFKHVLSGAKGLFEKMGTEASDYDHVIFHQPNGKFYIRAARKLGFNEEQYKTGLLTPFIGNTYSGATPLGLAAVLDIAKPGDRIMAVSYGSGAGSDAFSITVNDRIDEVRENAPKVQELVAKKSYVDYAVYAKYKGKIRMS
- a CDS encoding 5-formyltetrahydrofolate cyclo-ligase, which gives rise to MDLKAKDKMRNDIWETLENMEVSQSKKWLHGRIPNFPGSQRAAALLRATDEWEDTEVIFSSPDTAQKMVREYALLDGKVLIMASPNLEHGYLHIDPKAAEGNEKSASTKEGAFKFSSQVKRFPRVDMVVEGSVAVDLEGGRLGKGKGYGDREITHLFCENAIDDGTPIVTTVHEIQIVARVPKESHDRPINMIVTPERIIRL
- a CDS encoding rhodanese-like domain-containing protein, producing the protein MFGRKDSNIEDVTCEEAFKMIKENKDEHDFVILDVRTPGEYAEDHLEGSRNLDYNSPDFTSKLEGMDKNDTYIVYCRSGVRSRNAANIMSKVGYNKIYNVLGGIMECKAKGMKVVR